The Parambassis ranga chromosome 13, fParRan2.1, whole genome shotgun sequence genome contains the following window.
gaggaggtcaCGCTCAGTTCATCACAGGGACTGACCGGATGCAGCCAAAGgtaagacagtaaacacagtgaagctcagcagcagtgaatctGTGTCTGCTCAGAGATCAGAGTTCCAGTGAGTAAAAACCCAGAGCTTAGTGTGTGCTgatactttttattatttttcaggtGATGCAGTCGCTGCGATTTGCTCTGCAGCCGGCTGTGGTGGACGTCTCAGTCACATGGGATTTACCAAAGGGAGTGTCTGTGACTGCCCTCTCTCCACCTATCACAGCACTTtttcagggtcaaaggtcactgattTATGCACAGCTGACTGGACAGGtaggagcagctccacctcatgtttttcatcaggtatGTGGCGACAGTGACGGTTTCTaacactgtgatgatagagttcagaggcagcagagggcaGTGTGACGGTGAAGTACAGCCTGGCAGGTCATCCCTCTCAGAACCAGCTGAACTTCAGCTTcaaacctgcagaggacactggGTAACACATGTTTGATACAGACGGCACTGTTCTGCTTTGGATCTTTGCAGATGATCAGTTTTTTGTCCAGCATGTCTCTTGCTTCATATCCAGTGTGTCCTGCATTAGagtgcagctctctgtgagATTGAAACAAACAAGTCACTGGTAAACAAACATTATATCTCTGAGtgtttccttctctctgctgtctgcagacTAACAGTCCACAGGTTGGCTGATCGAACTCTGATTCGCTCCCTGGagatggaagagagagaaaagagagaagagaaagatgGAGTGAAGAAGAAGGTGGTGGAGCTCAGTGTCCAATCAGGAGTGAGCAGCTCTTTCACTGCCTTCATTGTTGTTAATAAAACTGATGGTGAAGCGATTCAAGGACCTTTGCTACGCAGAAACATTCCAACAAGATCCAGTGAGTATTATTAACAACATGATGTCATTGTATTATTTGTAATTGGAGTTTGAAACTTGTTTCATAAGAATTATCACCAACAGAGTATGTTTTACTGTTAGCTTTATAATTGTCTTTATCTTCAAGTGTATCTCTGCAGcgctgcagctccagcaggatTCATGGGTAAATATAATCTTAAATGGGActgaaaacatgtctgtgtgtaaacactgaTCCAGTGAGTTATCCATACTAATATTTgaaacagcaatgtgatatttagattttttttttcaacgtCAGTCATTGAAGTTATGATCTTGTTtaatacaaaaatatcaaaccattagtttcagtgttgatgtttgtttagtttttgtctTTTGCTCTTTATAAAAGCGTGTAGGAGACGGCGTTGCACACCAATGCAGGGCTTTTCTGTGCTTCCACAACGTAAGTAAAACACCaaagtatgtctgtgtgtaaatactGTTCAGATACACTAAATGAATATAAACATTAAACAGAGCACTATATCTGTGCACTTTAACAGTCTGTGCTCTGGTGTTTTGACTCTTCTACTGGTATTACAGTTATGATATGAAAATCATGAAATCAATCATGAAGTGTAAAATATGTTCCATTATTATACATTTGGAGTATTTTACATTCTATTGAATATCTAAAACCCTTTAAATGCTACTTGTAATGTCCTCATTGTCTGTTCTTCATCATATGTGCATACAGTTGTTTTTCATTGGGCTCTATATATTGGTAATGGGAGTGGCCATAGTGTAccagaatatgtgtgtgtgtgtgtgtgtgtatatatatatatgtatatatatctgGAGAGACCTTAAAATGGCTGTCCACAACATGCCTCCTATACTGAAGCTACGACTTCCCCGCCTTTGCTGTGCTCACTTTTCTGCTTCAGCAGCTCAACCTCACCTCAGGGCGGGAGGATCCCCTTTGGAACAACAGGAACTGGTTTCCCAGATGAAATGTTTAAGAAAGCCTGTCATGTCTCTGATTAATGCTGGGGGTAATGTCTTTTACAGtgcattatttatttcattttgtgtgtctatATGCTAATATGTCAAAATAATATCACTCCAAATACTGTATAATCAAACACAGCCAACCCAATCGTGCATCTCTGAAGCTTCCAGCCTTTTAATGCATTGGAACTAACTTTCTGCTGTGGTCACTTTTCTGCTTTAACAGCTAAATCTCGTCTCAGTGGGCGACACTCTTTTGAACAACAGCTGGGTTCCAGATACCCTGACGTGTCTCTGAATGATGATGGGGGTAATGTCTTTTACGGTgcacttatttatttaattttgtgtgtctatgtgctAATATGTCAAAATAATCACACTCCAAATACAGTTTAAGCAAAAACCCACTAAAGACTCAACATGTCTTCTTCTATACTGAAGCTACAGCTTCCCAGTCTCCTCGAGACCCTTTGCTGCAGCTGGTCTCTCTCCAGAAGGCGTCTGGCTGCTGGCAGCTCGATCCAGCTCTGGCTGCTGCACTGGGAAAGACCAGTGAGGAGGTGGAAAAGTCAAAGCCTGCACTGGTGGgtcaacattaaaaacaatagcacagTTTCATggtgtccacagacacacacaggaaataatgAACTTGTTTAGTGCACGGTGTCAACACAGTTTGCTTTGCTGAACTAGGTCAACAATGAAGGGTGGGCCACCATTCTGGCTCTGATCTGGCTTCATGGTTTCAAGATGGATGCAAAGGAGGAGTGGGAGCTGCTGGCTATGAAGGCTGTGTCATGGCTCCGTGCTCAGAATGGTAGAAAACCTAATAATAAATGCTGAACTGCtgtttttatcagtgtgtgctgtcctccatgtttattCTTGTGATGTTCTTTCAGCACTGAGAGTGACAGACTGTGTGGATGCTGGAAATGCACTGCTGGGTTCTAGCGTGCAGAAAGACGCCCTCGGACTCTGAGGTCTTCATTTAATGCTTTTTTCTTCAGGATTGAATGATCAGAGTTACAACATACTACACTCTTATCAATACCTCTGTATTTTTGGCATTTGTTCTTTGATGTCTGTTCATTTGAACCTATTGTGGATGTATTGTAGAAACAACAAcggaaaaaaagaataaactgAGATTTTATGTTGGCTGTGTTCATTGTGCCGCAAAAACATTTCAACCTAGAAGCAGTCATTTCTGATCTTTATTGTTGACTGCAATGAATCACTGCTTTGGTGGGATGAGGTTCTGGGCTCTGGGCACAGGCTAGACTGAGTCAACTCCACTAACAGTACATGCATACAAAAAGAGGGGACATCCACCTACATCACCTGGGTTCAATGCCttgtgttaaaaataatattGGCACAATGAGTGACTGCATTTAGTTACTGTAACAAGTCTACATTCACTTTGAAACTCGAaggtttggtttggttgaaCACATTCACACTCGTCAGCTAATAGGCTTAGTCTGGTTTGTATTTACTACACTAATACACTAATAACAaactagctaactagctaaatTTATTTAAggagttttttattttttagttggGGGATGTCCCATTGTGACCTACATACTGCAGCCAGTGACCACCcggcaatccagatgttttgacctcacttttggggagctgttatggtgtccgtctgtctctgcatttttatgcatttatatatatttttgaacAAAAGCCTGATTCTTATTATCAGCtagttttgtgtctttttgaaaTGATTTACTTATTTGGAGCATCAGAAACTTCCTGTTGTCCCAACAGAAGCATCATGTCACTGCTGGAGATGAATGTTGGTCTGAAAGGTCAGTGGTCACTTTAAATCTCCGCTTCACAGAGCTCGTGAGAGGACGCACTGTTTCCGGAAGCGAAGAAGAGACTACATGCTCACGTGCCACCACACCTACTAGTCCGagccacttttcttttttttgccagtcACACAAAACATCAGATTACAGGCACAGTGGGCGTGGCTCTGACTGTAAAACTTCCTCCTTCCTTAaacttctctcctcactcttcTACGCAGGCTGCTCTTCCCTGCTTGAGGTAGGCATCTGGTTTAAATATGACGGATGAACTCGTAGCAGTGGTtggcactgtcgcctcacagcaagaaggttcccggttcgattCCTACTGGGGCTttcctgtgtggagtttgcatgttctccctgtgcctgcgtgggtttcctccgggtactccggcttcctcccacattctaaagacgtgttATTTGGTCATTCTACAagttgcccgtaggtgtgactgtgagtgtgaatggttgtctgtctgtgtgtcgccctgcgatggactgcgACCTGTCCACGGTGTAAGcaagctgggataggctccagcccccccgtgacccAAAGCGGGTtcatagaagatggatggacagacTTATATacatacttatatatatatttatgatatACAGTAAATGCAAATAATGATTTGTCGCCTATCTGCCGTCTGTCTAGAGCTCAACATTCAACGTACTAAAAATACGCCCTCATAACTGTGATGTCATGACTTTCACTTCTTATTTCGTTTCACCAGCTGAAGGAAAGACATGTTTCAGGCGATGCACATACTCAGTTGTAGctttacatgttttatttacagaaatCTGCACATTATCACTTGTTGAAGAGACAATGATGAACCGCTGCGGTCTGCTTACTGTCAATAAGGAGCCAGGTACAGTGCTgtcatgtgttattattattgttattacgAAGTTGATGTCTCTTTATTCTACATATAAAAATCATTAACGTTTTCCCTTCATACTCGTCATCATATctgttgtgtcagtgtgtttacatagtTTTCCTTTTATCATTTTTTAAGCGTGCTGCTCGGTAGGTGTAGGTTTAAAGGGGAGATTAAAACCATTagaatgtttctgttgtgtttgtcagttCCTCTGAAGAGCAttgaggtggagctggaggtgagGGACCATGTGGCAACAGTGGTCTCCACTCTGAACTATGAGAACAAGGAGGACAAACCAGTGGAGGCTGTGTTTGTCTTCCCTCTGCCTGgagatgctgctgtctgtcatttCAGTGCAAAGCTTGGACAGACGCAGATTGTAGCTGAGGtgaaggagaaacaggaggTGAGCTGCACAGAAAGATTCAGTCACTGTGAAGAAAACCAAACGGTTACTGACATGTGTCACCTGTACTGCAGGCTCGTGAGGAGTATGATGATGCACTGAGCTCCGGTCAGCAGGCCTTCCTGTTGGAGGAGAGCCAGCAGAGTCCAGATATATTCTCTCTGAGTGTGGGCAGTCTGCCTCCAGGAGAGAGCGCCTCCATCAGGCTGGAGTACGTCACTGAGCTGGCTGTGCAGGCTGATGACGGGCTGAGGTTTAGTCTGCCTGCTGTGCTCAACCCTCGCTACCAACCTCAGGGTAGGACAACACTGCATCAGTGTTCACAGACACATACTGATGGAAGCCAAAGAGCACTGTGCAGTGATAAGGCCAGCAGCttcccagagcctcccacctCAAACAACAACCAGAGGGCTAAGAGTTGTGTCTCATGTTTGCAGGTAGTGAAGGGTCCAGTGTCCAGGTCACCTCTGTTCCAGCCTCTCTGGTGCCCTACAGCCTGTCTTTGTCTGCCCGAGTGTCCTCTGCTCGTCCAGTCTCTAAGGTGGAGTCCAGCTGCTCCTTGGACCCTCTCCAGTACCTCAACACTGATCAAACCCAGGCCACGGTAGGTAGAGTGCGAATGTGTCTGCTGCGTGTGGACGGTCATCTGAAGTGAACACtgaatgttaatgtgtgtgtttgaactgtAGATCAAGTTGTCTGCAGGACACAAGTTTGACAGAGATGTTGAACTGCTGATTTATTACAAAGACGCCCACCAGCCCACTGCTGTGGTGGAGGCAGGACAGGCCTCTGCCAAGCAGGGTGAGTAACCAGTCAGTGAAGTTATAATAAATGGTTCATTAAGCTCACCTGTAAGCAAATGAAGTGTTGGAATGACAGTGAAGAGCAGGTTTGtgatttcctgtgtgtcagGCTCTCTGATGGGTGATCCAGTGGTGATGGTGAGCCTGTACCCTGAGTTCCCTCAGTCTGTGATGTCTACAGTCGCCTCACGTGGAGAGTTTGTGTTCTTATTGGATCGATCTGGAAGCATGGGGTGTTCACTGAATAACAGAGAGCATGGAGAAACTCGTATCAGCAGTGCCAGGGTATCCAGCAGTGTTCACTGTCTTTCTAAAATCCTCCACAGTGTCCCTCTGATGCAGTGACCTTCACTATCTGTTCTTCATTAaggacactctgctgctgctgttgaagaGCTTACCAATGGGCTGCTATTTCAACATCTACAGCTTTGGCTCCAGCTTTGAACACATCTTCCCGTAAGTGACTCCTTCATATCTGGCAGCTAGTGAGAGTCTTGATGTTGGATATTGAATACATGCACGTGTGCAttgctgaatgtgtttgtgcagtaagAGTGTGGAGTACAGCCAGCAGACCATGGAGGAGGCTCTGAAGAAAGTTGAGGAGATGGATGCTAATCTGGGAGGAACAGAGATCCTGATGCCGATCAGACATATTTACAGCCAGCCCTGCATCCCCAATCAGCCCAGACAAGTAAGactcatggacacacacaaacacacaacacctgCTGCAGGTTTCTTGGTGTGATCTAACAAACTCTACTTCTCTCCAGCTGTTTGTCTTTACTGATGGAGAGGTAGGAAACACCAAAGAAGTTGTAGATCTGGTGAAAAGGAACTCAGGGTCCCACaggtgaaaaacacaacaatcacaATACAATCCtcagtgtgtccatgtgttcagtgtgtgtaaacaaactgctgtaCTGCAGGTGTTTCTCTTTTGGGATTGGAGAAGGTGCCAGCTCTGCTCTGATCAATGGTTTGGCcaaggagggaggaggtcaCGCTCAGTTCATCACAGGGACTGACCGGATGCAGCCAAAGgtaagacagtaaacacagtgaagctcagcagcagtgaatctGTGTCTGCTCAGAGATCAGAGTTCCAGTGAGTAAAAACCCAGAGCTTAGTGTGTGCTgatactttttattatttttcaggtGATGCAGTCGCTGCGATTTGCTCTGCAGCCGGCTGTGGTGGACGTCTCAGTCACATGGGATTTACCAAAGGGAGTGTCTGTGACTGCCCTCTCTCCACCTATCACAGCACTTtttcagggtcaaaggtcactgattTATGCACAGCTGACTGGACAGGtaggagcagctccacctcatgtttttcatcaggtatGTGGCGACAGTGATGGTTTCTaacactgtgatgatagagttcagagccagcagagggcagtgtgACGGTGAAGTACAGCCTGGCAGGTCATCCCTCTCAGAACCAGCTGAACTTCAGCCTcaaacctgcagaggacactggGTAACACATGTTTGATACAGACGGCACTGTTCTGCTTTGGATCTTTGCAGATGATCAGTTTTTTGTCCAGCATGTCTCTTGCTTCATATCCAGTGTGTCCTGCATTAGagtgcagctctctgtgagATTGAAACAAACAAGTCACTGGTAAACAAACATTATATCTCTGTCTGAGtgtttccttctctctgctgtctgcagatCAACAGTCCACAGGTTGGCTGCTCGGACTCTGATTCGCTCCCTGGagatggaagagagagaaaagagagaagagaaggatggAGTGAAGAAGAAGGTGGTGGAGCTCAGTGTCCAATCAGGAGTGAGCAGCTCTTTCACTGCCTTCATTGCTGTTAATAAAACTGATGGCGAAGCGATTCAAGGACCTTTGCTACGCAGAAACATTCAAACATTATCCAGTGAGTATTATTAACaacatgatgtcacacatgtaTTATTTGTAATTTAAGTTTGAAACTTGTTTCATAAGAATTATCACCAACAGAATATGTTTTACTATTTGCTTCATAATCATCTTTATCTTCAAGTGCATCTCTTCAGcgctgcagctccagcaggatTCATGGGTAAATATAATCTTAAATGGGActgaaaacatgtctgtgtgtaaacactgaTCCAGTGAGTTATCCATACTAATATTTgaaacagcaatgtgatatttagattttttttttcaacgtCAGTCATTGAAGTTATGATCTTGTTtaatacaaaaatatcaaaccattagtttcagtgttgatgtttgtttagtttttgtctTTTGCTCTTTATAAAAGCGTGTAGGAGACGGCGTTGCACACCAATGCAGGGCTTTTCTGTGCTTCCACAACGTAAGTAAAACAccaaagtgtgtctgtgtgtaaatactGTTCAGATACACTAAATGAATATAAACATTAAACAGAGCACTATATCTGTGCACTTTAACAGTCTGTGCTCTGGTGTTTTGACTCTTCTACTGGTATTACAGTTATGATATGAAAATCATGAAATCAATCATGAAGTGTAAAATATGTTCCATTATTATACATTTGGAGTATTTTACATTCTATTGAATATCTAAAACCCTTTAAATGCTACTTGTAATGTCCTCATTGTCTGTTCTTCATCATATGTGCATACAGTTGTTTTTCATTGGGCTCTATATATTGGTAATGGGAGTGGCCATAGTGTACCagaatacgtgtgtgtgtgtgtgtgtgtatatatatatatgtatatatatctgGAGAGACCTTAAAATGGCTGTCCACAACATGCCTCCTATACTGAAGCTACGACTTCCCCGCCTTTGCTGTGCTCACTTTTCTGCTTCAGCAGCTCAACCTCACCTCAGGGCGGGAGGATCCCCTTTGGAACAACAGGAACTGGTTTCCCAGATGAAATGTTTAAGAAAGCCTGTCATGTCTCTGATTAATGCTGGGGGTAATGTCTTTTACAGtgcattatttatttcattttgtgtgtctatATGCTAATATGTCAAAATAATATCACTCCAAATACTGTATAATCAAACACAGCCAACCCAATCGTGCATCTCTGAAGCTTCCAGCCTTTTAATGCATTGGAACTAACTTTCTGCTGTG
Protein-coding sequences here:
- the LOC114444452 gene encoding von Willebrand factor A domain-containing protein 5A-like isoform X5, with protein sequence MMNRCGLLTVNKEPVPLKSIEVELEVRDHVATVVSTLNYENKEDKPVEAVFVFPLPGDAAVCHFSAKLGQTQIVAEVKEKQEAREEYDDALSSGQQAFLLEESQQSPDIFSLSVGSLPPGESASIRLEYVTELAVQADDGLRFSLPAVLNPRYQPQGSEGSSVQVTSVPASLVPYSLSLSARVSSARPVSKVESSCSLDPLQYLNTDQTQATIKLSAGHKFDRDVELLIYYKDAHQPTAVVEAGQASAKQGSLMGDPVVMVSLYPEFPQSVMSTVASRGEFVFLLDRSGSMGCSLNNREHGETRISSARDTLLLLLKSLPMGCYFNIYSFGSSFEHIFPKSVEYSQQTMEEALKKVEEMDANLGGTEILMPIRHIYSQPCIPNQPRQLFVFTDGEVGNTKEVVDLVKRNSGSHRCFSFGIGEGASSALINGLAKEGGGHAQFITGTDRMQPKVMQSLRFALQPAVVDVSVTWDLPKGVSVTALSPPITALFQGQRSLIYAQLTGQSSEPAEGSVTVKYSLAGHPSQNQLNFSLKPAEDTGSTVHRLAARTLIRSLEMEEREKREEKDGVKKKVVELSVQSGVSSSFTAFIAVNKTDGEAIQGPLLRRNIQTLSMHLFSAAAPAGFMACRRRRCTPMQGFSVLPQPAQPHLRAGGSPLEQQELVSQMKCLRKPVMSLINAGAKSRLSGRHSFEQQLGSRYPDVSLNDDGATASQSPRDPLLQLVSLQKASGCWQLDPALAAALGKTSEEVEKSKPALVNNEGWATILALIWLHGFKMDAKEEWELLAMKAVSWLRAQNALRVTDCVDAGNALLGSSVQKDALGL
- the LOC114444452 gene encoding von Willebrand factor A domain-containing protein 5A-like isoform X2, giving the protein MMNRCGLLTVNKEPVPLKSIEVELEVRDHVATVVSTLNYENKEDKPVEAVFVFPLPGDAAVCHFSAKLGQTQIVAEVKEKQEAREEYDDALSSGQQAFLLEESQQSPDIFSLSVGSLPPGESASIRLEYVTELAVQADDGLRFSLPAVLNPRYQPQGSEGSSVQVTSVPASLVPYSLSLSARVSSARPVSKVESSCSLDPLQYLNTDQTQATIKLSAGHKFDRDVELLIYYKDAHQPTAVVEAGQASAKQGSLMGDPVVMVSLYPEFPQSVMSTVASRGEFVFLLDRSGSMGCSLNNREHGETRISSARDTLLLLLKSLPMGCYFNIYSFGSSFEHIFPKSVEYSQQTMEEALKKVEEMDANLGGTEILMPIRHIYSQPCIPNQPRQLFVFTDGEVGNTKEVVDLVKRNSGSHRCFSFGIGEGASSALINGLAKEGGGHAQFITGTDRMQPKVMQSLRFALQPAVVDVSVTWDLPKGVSVTALSPPITALFQGQRSLIYAQLTGQSSEPAEGSVTVKYSLAGHPSQNQLNFSLKPAEDTGSTVHRLAARTLIRSLEMEEREKREEKDGVKKKVVELSVQSGVSSSFTAFIAVNKTDGEAIQGPLLRRNIQTLSMHLFSAAAPAGFMACRRRRCTPMQGFSVLPQPQPHLRAGGSPLEQQELVSQMKCLRKPVMSLINAGAKSRLSGRHSFEQQLGSRYPDVSLNDDGATASQSPRDPLLQLVSLQKASGCWQLDPALAAALGKTSEEVEKSKPALVNNEGWATILALIWLHGFKMDAKEEWELLAMKAVSWLRAQNALRVTDCVDAGNALLGSSVQKDALGL
- the LOC114444452 gene encoding von Willebrand factor A domain-containing protein 5A-like isoform X1, which translates into the protein MMNRCGLLTVNKEPVPLKSIEVELEVRDHVATVVSTLNYENKEDKPVEAVFVFPLPGDAAVCHFSAKLGQTQIVAEVKEKQEAREEYDDALSSGQQAFLLEESQQSPDIFSLSVGSLPPGESASIRLEYVTELAVQADDGLRFSLPAVLNPRYQPQGSEGSSVQVTSVPASLVPYSLSLSARVSSARPVSKVESSCSLDPLQYLNTDQTQATIKLSAGHKFDRDVELLIYYKDAHQPTAVVEAGQASAKQGSLMGDPVVMVSLYPEFPQSVMSTVASRGEFVFLLDRSGSMGCSLNNREHGETRISSARDTLLLLLKSLPMGCYFNIYSFGSSFEHIFPKSVEYSQQTMEEALKKVEEMDANLGGTEILMPIRHIYSQPCIPNQPRQLFVFTDGEVGNTKEVVDLVKRNSGSHRCFSFGIGEGASSALINGLAKEGGGHAQFITGTDRMQPKVMQSLRFALQPAVVDVSVTWDLPKGVSVTALSPPITALFQGQRSLIYAQLTGQSSEPAEGSVTVKYSLAGHPSQNQLNFSLKPAEDTGSTVHRLAARTLIRSLEMEEREKREEKDGVKKKVVELSVQSGVSSSFTAFIAVNKTDGEAIQGPLLRRNIQTLSMYLLSAAALAGVRACKRRRCTTMQGFSALPPPAQPHLRAGGSPLEQQELVSQMKCLRKPVMSLINAGAKSRLSGRHSFEQQLGSRYPDVSLNDDGATASQSPRDPLLQLVSLQKASGCWQLDPALAAALGKTSEEVEKSKPALVNNEGWATILALIWLHGFKMDAKEEWELLAMKAVSWLRAQNALRVTDCVDAGNALLGSSVQKDALGL
- the LOC114444452 gene encoding von Willebrand factor A domain-containing protein 5A-like isoform X3, whose protein sequence is MMNRCGLLTVNKEPVPLKSIEVELEVRDHVATVVSTLNYENKEDKPVEAVFVFPLPGDAAVCHFSAKLGQTQIVAEVKEKQEAREEYDDALSSGQQAFLLEESQQSPDIFSLSVGSLPPGESASIRLEYVTELAVQADDGLRFSLPAVLNPRYQPQGSEGSSVQVTSVPASLVPYSLSLSARVSSARPVSKVESSCSLDPLQYLNTDQTQATIKLSAGHKFDRDVELLIYYKDAHQPTAVVEAGQASAKQGSLMGDPVVMVSLYPEFPQSVMSTVASRGEFVFLLDRSGSMGCSLNNREHGETRISSARDTLLLLLKSLPMGCYFNIYSFGSSFEHIFPKSVEYSQQTMEEALKKVEEMDANLGGTEILMPIRHIYSQPCIPNQPRQLFVFTDGEVGNTKEVVDLVKRNSGSHRCFSFGIGEGASSALINGLAKEGGGHAQFITGTDRMQPKVMQSLRFALQPAVVDVSVTWDLPKGVSVTALSPPITALFQGQRSLIYAQLTGQSSEPAEGSVTVKYSLAGHPSQNQLNFSLKPAEDTGSTVHRLAARTLIRSLEMEEREKREEKDGVKKKVVELSVQSGVSSSFTAFIAVNKTDGEAIQGPLLRRNIQTLSMYLLSAAALAGVRACKRRRCTTMQGFSALPPPQPHLRAGGSPLEQQELVSQMKCLRKPVMSLINAGAKSRLSGRHSFEQQLGSRYPDVSLNDDGATASQSPRDPLLQLVSLQKASGCWQLDPALAAALGKTSEEVEKSKPALVNNEGWATILALIWLHGFKMDAKEEWELLAMKAVSWLRAQNALRVTDCVDAGNALLGSSVQKDALGL